Proteins co-encoded in one Methylobacterium sp. WL1 genomic window:
- a CDS encoding anti-sigma factor, with protein sequence MRVDTRTGTAQVRPVGAEAPAGRSLELWYVGAEGPKPLGLVGGGATRVTLPQGASPDAVLAVSVEPQGGSPSGQPTGPVVFTGKLIAE encoded by the coding sequence GTGCGCGTCGACACCCGCACCGGCACCGCCCAGGTCCGGCCGGTCGGGGCCGAGGCGCCCGCGGGCCGGAGCCTGGAGCTGTGGTATGTCGGCGCCGAGGGCCCGAAGCCGCTTGGCCTCGTCGGGGGCGGTGCGACCCGGGTGACCCTGCCGCAGGGCGCCTCGCCGGACGCGGTGCTGGCAGTGTCGGTGGAGCCGCAGGGCGGCTCGCCGAGCGGCCAGCCCACTGGACCGGTCGTCTTTACCGGCAAGCTGATCGCCGAGTAA
- a CDS encoding fasciclin domain-containing protein, with protein MSNANTGRRVAQTFALTLALALGLGVTGAAYAKNPMVGGAPMYASKTIVENAVNSKDHTTLVAAVKAAGLVETLNGPGPFTVFAPTNAAFAKLPAGTVENLVQPQNKPTLTKILTYHVVPGVYTAKDLMALAKKGSGQNQLTTVEGEPLGVSAQGKKIYITDVKGNTVPVTIPNVMQSNGVIHVVNGVLMP; from the coding sequence ATGTCTAACGCCAACACTGGCCGCCGCGTCGCCCAGACGTTCGCTCTGACCCTCGCCCTCGCCCTCGGCCTGGGCGTGACCGGCGCGGCCTACGCCAAGAACCCGATGGTCGGCGGCGCGCCGATGTATGCCAGCAAGACGATCGTCGAGAACGCGGTCAACTCCAAGGACCACACCACCCTGGTCGCCGCCGTGAAGGCCGCCGGCCTCGTCGAGACGCTGAACGGGCCCGGCCCGTTCACGGTGTTCGCGCCGACCAACGCCGCCTTCGCCAAGCTGCCGGCGGGCACCGTCGAGAACCTGGTGCAGCCGCAGAACAAGCCGACGCTGACCAAGATCCTGACCTACCACGTGGTCCCGGGCGTCTACACCGCCAAGGATCTGATGGCGTTGGCCAAGAAGGGCAGCGGGCAGAACCAACTCACAACTGTCGAGGGTGAGCCGCTCGGCGTCTCGGCGCAGGGCAAGAAGATCTACATCACCGACGTGAAGGGCAACACCGTTCCGGTGACGATCCCGAACGTGATGCAGTCGAACGGCGTGATCCACGTCGTCAACGGCGTGCTGATGCCGTGA
- a CDS encoding chemotaxis protein CheB: MARVVGIVLSGANSDGAAGILAITAHGGLGLVQNLDEAEFPEMPRAALKLDHPEAPLTAGRLAERVAAHCANF; encoded by the coding sequence ATGGCGCGCGTGGTCGGGATCGTGCTCAGCGGTGCGAACAGCGATGGGGCCGCGGGCATTCTTGCAATCACGGCGCACGGTGGCCTTGGCTTGGTACAGAACCTGGACGAGGCCGAGTTTCCCGAGATGCCCAGGGCTGCGCTGAAGCTCGATCACCCTGAGGCTCCCCTTACTGCCGGGCGCCTCGCGGAGCGGGTAGCTGCGCATTGCGCCAACTTCTGA
- a CDS encoding DUF4142 domain-containing protein, which translates to MFKCHAITAALVMSVSAPALAQGFTEFRVRSLESNAYEIQAAEIALSKTRNPALRAYAEDAIRDHRAANAALVGGERNYDRLQGAEVGGPVGGVLAAPLAVAGGAVGAATGAAAGVVGGTLSGGPVGGLEGAGAGAARGAQVGSGVGQGEVVDTGSTVAAPSPTQQAMLADLSATPAGPAFDSLYVQQQLQSHQQAIAMTQSYSASGPSPVLRTYAQQALPVYENHYRAAQRLQQGM; encoded by the coding sequence ATGTTCAAATGCCACGCGATTACAGCAGCTCTGGTAATGTCTGTGTCGGCTCCGGCGCTGGCCCAGGGCTTCACAGAGTTCCGCGTCCGCTCCCTGGAGTCGAACGCCTACGAAATTCAGGCGGCCGAGATCGCGCTGTCGAAGACCCGCAACCCGGCGCTGCGTGCCTACGCCGAAGATGCCATCCGCGATCACCGGGCTGCCAACGCAGCCCTGGTTGGCGGTGAGCGGAACTACGATCGGTTACAGGGAGCCGAGGTTGGCGGCCCGGTGGGTGGCGTACTCGCGGCACCGCTCGCGGTGGCCGGCGGTGCGGTTGGCGCAGCGACTGGAGCAGCAGCTGGTGTGGTCGGCGGCACCCTATCGGGCGGCCCGGTCGGCGGTTTGGAGGGAGCGGGCGCCGGAGCTGCCCGCGGCGCACAGGTCGGGAGCGGCGTCGGACAGGGAGAGGTGGTAGATACCGGTTCCACCGTCGCCGCACCGAGCCCCACTCAGCAGGCGATGCTAGCAGATCTATCTGCGACTCCAGCAGGCCCAGCCTTCGACAGCTTGTACGTCCAGCAGCAGTTACAGTCGCATCAGCAGGCGATCGCGATGACGCAGTCCTACTCGGCTTCGGGACCGAGCCCGGTGCTACGGACCTACGCGCAGCAAGCGCTACCGGTCTATGAGAACCACTACCGTGCGGCCCAGCGGCTGCAACAGGGCATGTGA
- a CDS encoding IS110 family transposase encodes MEITTVGIDLAKSIFQVHAVDAAGHVVVRKALRRAQVVPFFAKLPRCLVGIEACGTSHHWAWELTKLGHEVRLMPPAYVKPYVKRGKTDANDAAAICEAVTRPSMRFVPVKSTEQQAALALHRTRDLLVKQRTQLVNMIRGLLAEFGIEMARGLRHALELAARLSAGDAAEVPPLAQRVVTGLADQISALQIQLTRLEKELLAWHRENDLSQRLATIPGVGIVSATALAASVSEPERFLPGRQFAASLGLTPLQNCSGGKERLGRISRMGDRYLRRLLVVGMTSLVRRAKAAPTSVDSRLPALLQRKPVRVVTVAAANRTARVAWAIMTRGGTYRAPAATAA; translated from the coding sequence ATGGAGATCACCACCGTCGGCATCGATCTGGCCAAGAGCATTTTCCAGGTTCACGCCGTTGATGCAGCTGGGCACGTCGTCGTTCGCAAGGCGCTGCGGCGGGCGCAGGTCGTGCCGTTCTTCGCCAAGCTGCCTCGATGCCTGGTCGGCATAGAGGCGTGCGGCACGTCCCATCACTGGGCCTGGGAACTGACGAAGCTCGGCCATGAGGTTCGGCTGATGCCGCCCGCTTACGTGAAGCCGTATGTGAAGCGCGGTAAGACCGATGCGAACGACGCCGCTGCCATCTGCGAGGCGGTGACGCGCCCGAGCATGCGCTTCGTGCCGGTGAAGTCGACCGAGCAGCAGGCGGCGCTGGCGCTGCACCGGACGCGCGACCTGCTGGTCAAGCAACGCACGCAGTTGGTGAACATGATCCGCGGCCTGCTCGCCGAGTTCGGGATCGAGATGGCGCGGGGCCTGCGGCACGCGCTCGAACTGGCAGCCCGGCTCTCGGCCGGAGACGCAGCCGAGGTGCCACCACTGGCGCAACGCGTGGTGACCGGGCTGGCCGACCAGATCAGCGCCTTGCAGATCCAGCTCACCCGCCTGGAGAAGGAGTTGCTCGCTTGGCATCGGGAAAACGACCTGTCGCAGCGCCTGGCGACGATCCCCGGTGTCGGTATCGTCTCGGCAACGGCGCTGGCCGCCTCGGTGAGCGAGCCCGAGCGCTTCCTGCCCGGTCGGCAGTTCGCCGCCTCGTTGGGACTGACACCGCTGCAGAACTGTAGCGGCGGCAAGGAGCGCCTGGGTCGGATCTCGCGCATGGGCGACCGCTACCTGCGCCGCCTGCTCGTAGTCGGCATGACTTCTCTGGTCCGGCGCGCGAAGGCCGCGCCGACGTCGGTCGACTCGCGGCTGCCGGCCCTTCTCCAGCGCAAGCCGGTGCGCGTCGTGACCGTTGCGGCCGCCAATCGCACCGCGCGGGTCGCCTGGGCGATCATGACCCGCGGCGGCACCTACCGCGCACCCGCGGCCACGGCCGCCTGA
- a CDS encoding AI-2E family transporter, producing the protein MPMDEATAPRPPAQVPPPLVPGLRGLLTLAVGVVLIAALYFGREVFIPLVLAVLLSFVLGPVVNLLRRIKLGRVPSVIVAVLLALAVIGGFGAVIGTQVAGLAGNLPQYQVTVQKKFAGLQQGWLGEANRVIQKFNHQVHDATQKVDAAGTAASTGPAGDTPKAQLVRVQEPEISPLALAEKVLGPIFEPLTTVGIVLVVVVFLLLQREDLRNRMIRLFGSSDLHRTTVAMDDAAGRLGTYFLAQLGMNAAFGIIIGVGLWLIGVPNPLLWGVFSALMRFVPYIGAFISAVFPLALAAAVDPGWTMVIATAVLFLVAEPLFGQVIEPLLYGHSTGLSPFAVIVSTLFWGFLWGPIGLILATPFTVCLVVLGRHVDSLEFLDIMLGDRPPLTPVENFYQRMLAGDPDEARDLGETMLKERSLSSYYDEVALKGLQLAANDYQRGVVTPAQLENIRASARSLVEDFEVHEDVEPAGDAKAMNPSETLTLAERAHPRNEAVPGQAPLPEALPEAWKGETPVLCVAGRGPLDEASSAMLAQLLRKHGLGARVAGYEAVSRDRIRELDLTGVAMVCISYLDISGNPAHLRYLLERLKRRAPDVPVLVGLWPVGEKVLTDASVGRQVGADAYASSLRQAVEACLAAAGATQESPAQAA; encoded by the coding sequence ATGCCGATGGACGAAGCCACCGCCCCACGCCCGCCAGCCCAGGTGCCGCCGCCTTTGGTGCCAGGGCTACGCGGCTTGCTCACCCTCGCCGTCGGCGTCGTGCTGATCGCCGCCCTCTACTTCGGACGCGAGGTGTTCATCCCCCTAGTACTGGCGGTGCTCCTCAGTTTTGTCCTCGGGCCGGTCGTCAACCTACTCCGGAGGATCAAGCTCGGACGGGTTCCGTCGGTCATTGTCGCCGTCCTTCTCGCACTCGCCGTCATCGGCGGCTTCGGCGCGGTCATCGGCACCCAGGTCGCCGGGCTCGCCGGCAACCTGCCACAGTACCAAGTGACGGTGCAAAAGAAGTTCGCTGGCTTGCAGCAGGGATGGCTCGGCGAGGCCAACCGGGTCATTCAGAAGTTCAACCATCAGGTTCACGACGCGACCCAGAAGGTCGACGCCGCCGGTACGGCAGCGTCGACGGGACCGGCCGGCGACACCCCGAAGGCGCAGCTCGTGCGGGTTCAGGAGCCCGAGATCTCACCGCTGGCTCTGGCCGAAAAGGTGCTCGGTCCGATCTTCGAGCCGCTGACCACGGTCGGCATCGTGCTTGTCGTGGTCGTGTTCCTGCTGCTGCAGAGGGAGGACCTGCGCAACCGCATGATCCGCTTGTTCGGGTCGAGCGACCTGCACCGCACGACGGTGGCCATGGACGATGCGGCCGGTCGGCTCGGCACCTACTTCCTGGCCCAGCTCGGGATGAACGCTGCCTTCGGCATCATCATCGGTGTTGGCCTATGGCTGATCGGGGTGCCCAACCCCCTGCTGTGGGGTGTGTTCTCGGCGCTGATGCGGTTTGTGCCCTACATTGGCGCTTTCATCTCGGCCGTGTTTCCCCTCGCGCTCGCCGCCGCGGTCGACCCGGGCTGGACCATGGTCATCGCCACGGCCGTCTTGTTTCTGGTAGCCGAGCCCCTGTTCGGACAGGTGATCGAACCGCTTCTATACGGGCACTCGACCGGCCTCTCACCCTTCGCGGTGATCGTCTCGACTCTGTTCTGGGGCTTCCTGTGGGGGCCCATCGGCCTGATCCTGGCCACGCCTTTCACGGTCTGTCTCGTGGTGCTCGGTCGCCACGTCGACAGCCTGGAGTTCCTCGACATTATGCTCGGTGATCGGCCGCCACTGACGCCCGTGGAGAACTTCTATCAGCGCATGCTGGCCGGCGACCCAGACGAGGCGCGCGATCTCGGCGAAACCATGCTGAAGGAGCGTTCCCTGTCCTCTTACTACGACGAGGTTGCGCTCAAAGGTCTCCAACTGGCAGCCAACGACTATCAACGTGGGGTTGTCACGCCAGCGCAGCTGGAAAACATCCGCGCTTCGGCACGTTCCCTGGTCGAAGATTTTGAGGTGCACGAAGACGTCGAGCCTGCGGGAGACGCTAAGGCGATGAACCCGAGCGAGACTCTGACCTTAGCTGAGCGAGCCCATCCCAGAAATGAAGCCGTGCCCGGGCAAGCGCCACTGCCAGAGGCGCTTCCCGAAGCGTGGAAAGGGGAGACGCCCGTGCTGTGTGTGGCAGGACGCGGCCCCCTCGACGAGGCCTCCTCGGCTATGCTGGCCCAACTGCTGCGCAAGCACGGACTTGGAGCACGGGTCGCCGGTTACGAGGCTGTTTCACGCGACCGCATCCGCGAACTCGACCTGACCGGCGTGGCAATGGTGTGCATCTCCTACCTCGACATCTCCGGCAACCCGGCACACCTGCGCTACCTGCTGGAGCGGCTGAAGCGACGCGCACCAGACGTTCCGGTCCTAGTCGGCCTCTGGCCGGTGGGCGAGAAGGTACTCACCGATGCCAGCGTTGGACGCCAGGTCGGGGCCGACGCCTATGCGTCCTCGCTCCGGCAGGCCGTGGAGGCTTGCCTGGCCGCTGCCGGTGCAACTCAGGAGAGTCCCGCCCAGGCGGCATAG
- a CDS encoding transporter — protein sequence MTRAGLIRAIHIAAIAASLTYGLAGITAQAGSSAQPGQTVGQAPGAPLPIGLYFIDTSSFGSRDITPRGTDSNINLPSFIWATPAEVVGGRLQLVVLQPITASSTRGAAYQSGFGQTLLAAQVAWKLGNNLNFSYLLGAYLPSETKIVIQNPVLHQRFAITYNGDGWNLTGNFLYGTFFDTRSAGGTYYPDFLNLDLTATKHFGKWEIGPVAFGSTDLPTNNPSYARQGQFAVGGLVGYNFGPVNLQAYVTRDVVQRNYAGLETRGWLRATVPIYQDQGELPEPSPILRKF from the coding sequence ATGACGAGAGCTGGGCTTATCCGAGCGATCCATATCGCTGCCATTGCCGCTTCGCTTACCTACGGGTTGGCCGGCATCACCGCGCAGGCCGGCTCATCAGCACAACCTGGACAGACCGTGGGGCAAGCCCCGGGCGCGCCATTGCCGATCGGGCTCTACTTCATCGACACGTCCAGTTTCGGCTCGCGCGATATCACCCCACGCGGCACCGACTCGAACATCAACCTGCCGTCCTTCATCTGGGCGACACCGGCTGAGGTGGTCGGCGGCCGGCTGCAGCTCGTTGTGTTACAGCCAATCACAGCTTCGAGCACGCGAGGCGCGGCGTACCAAAGCGGGTTCGGCCAGACGCTGCTCGCTGCGCAGGTGGCCTGGAAGCTCGGCAACAACCTCAACTTCAGCTACCTGCTTGGGGCGTACCTACCCAGCGAGACCAAGATCGTCATCCAAAATCCGGTTCTGCACCAACGTTTCGCGATCACTTACAATGGCGATGGCTGGAACCTGACAGGCAACTTCCTGTACGGTACCTTCTTCGATACGCGGTCGGCCGGCGGTACTTACTACCCCGACTTCCTCAATCTCGACCTTACGGCCACCAAGCATTTCGGCAAGTGGGAAATCGGGCCGGTAGCCTTCGGATCGACCGACCTTCCGACCAACAATCCGTCCTATGCCCGGCAGGGCCAGTTCGCTGTGGGCGGCCTTGTGGGATACAACTTCGGCCCGGTCAACCTTCAAGCCTACGTCACGCGGGACGTCGTTCAGCGCAACTACGCCGGACTTGAAACTCGCGGCTGGTTGCGCGCCACGGTGCCGATCTACCAGGACCAAGGTGAACTTCCTGAGCCGAGCCCCATCCTGCGCAAGTTTTGA
- a CDS encoding ATP-binding protein: protein MSPGADPTVLDVARARIHELEAQLEESEETLAAIRRGDFDAVVVEGPNQERLVYTLENADRPYRVLIEQIQEGAFTLSSDGALLYCNPRVAAMLAHPPEALIGQPLGAFVHEADRPVLTRLLAHADRNGAARGEVCLRSGTGSHLPANLSLSRLSRGDGVALLCGVLTDLTEQRQHLHELAEANAQLKQQGEERERIEEALRQAQKMEAVGQLTGGLAHDFNNLLAGILGSLELMQSRMQQGRLTDVDRYMTVAQGAAKRAAALTHRLLAFSRRQTLDPKPIDVNRLVAGMHEMIQRTVGPGILVEVVGASGLWPALVDPPQLENALLNLCINARDAMPDGGRITIETANKWLDRPAAIKHVIPEGQYLSLCVTDTGTGMPPEVIARVFEPFFTTKPIGEGTGLGLSMIYGFAQQSGGQVRIYSEVGEGTTVCLYLPRHYGDIAVDDPTALLAALPRSEQGETVLVVDDEPSVRMLVTEILEDLGYLAIEASDSAAGLKVLQSDVRIDLLVTDVGLPGGMNGRQMADAARVSRPDLKVLFITGYAENAILGNGHLAPGMAVLTKPFSIEEMASRIRSMIEGDKEKTARS, encoded by the coding sequence ATGAGCCCGGGCGCTGATCCGACCGTTCTCGACGTAGCTCGTGCCCGCATCCACGAGTTGGAGGCGCAGCTGGAAGAGAGCGAGGAGACGCTGGCCGCGATCCGCCGCGGCGACTTCGACGCCGTGGTGGTGGAAGGGCCGAACCAGGAGCGTTTGGTCTACACCCTGGAGAACGCCGACCGGCCCTACCGCGTGCTGATCGAGCAGATCCAGGAGGGGGCGTTCACCCTCAGTTCGGATGGGGCTCTGCTGTACTGCAACCCGCGCGTCGCGGCGATGCTCGCGCACCCACCGGAGGCGCTGATCGGGCAGCCGCTCGGCGCCTTCGTCCACGAGGCGGATCGTCCGGTCTTGACGCGCTTGTTGGCGCACGCCGACCGCAACGGTGCGGCCCGCGGCGAGGTCTGCCTGCGCTCTGGCACCGGATCGCACCTGCCGGCCAATCTCTCGCTCAGCCGTCTGAGCCGGGGCGACGGCGTGGCCCTGTTGTGCGGCGTACTTACCGACCTGACCGAGCAGCGCCAGCACCTGCACGAACTGGCCGAGGCCAACGCGCAGCTCAAGCAGCAGGGCGAGGAGCGCGAGCGCATCGAGGAGGCGTTGCGCCAGGCGCAGAAGATGGAGGCGGTGGGTCAGCTCACCGGCGGCCTCGCTCACGACTTCAACAACCTGCTCGCGGGCATCTTGGGCTCGCTCGAACTCATGCAGAGCCGCATGCAGCAGGGCCGCCTAACCGACGTCGATCGGTACATGACCGTTGCTCAAGGGGCGGCGAAACGCGCCGCCGCCCTGACGCATCGCCTGTTGGCGTTCTCACGTCGCCAGACGCTCGATCCCAAGCCCATCGACGTGAACCGGCTCGTCGCCGGCATGCACGAGATGATCCAGCGCACAGTCGGACCGGGCATTCTGGTCGAGGTGGTCGGTGCATCCGGGCTCTGGCCCGCGCTGGTCGATCCCCCGCAGCTTGAGAATGCGCTGCTAAACCTGTGCATCAATGCGCGCGACGCGATGCCGGATGGCGGGCGCATCACCATCGAGACCGCCAACAAGTGGCTGGATCGGCCAGCTGCGATTAAGCACGTCATTCCCGAGGGCCAGTACCTCTCACTCTGCGTCACCGACACCGGCACCGGCATGCCTCCCGAAGTGATCGCCCGGGTGTTCGAGCCGTTCTTCACGACGAAGCCCATCGGCGAGGGCACCGGGCTTGGCCTATCGATGATCTACGGCTTCGCCCAGCAATCGGGCGGACAGGTGCGGATCTATTCCGAGGTCGGCGAGGGAACGACGGTCTGCCTATACCTGCCGCGCCACTACGGCGACATCGCTGTCGATGATCCGACCGCCCTGCTCGCCGCTTTACCCCGCTCTGAGCAGGGCGAGACCGTTCTGGTGGTGGACGACGAGCCGTCCGTGCGGATGCTCGTCACCGAAATCCTCGAAGACCTTGGCTACCTCGCTATTGAAGCAAGCGACAGCGCGGCGGGCCTGAAGGTGCTGCAATCGGACGTGCGCATCGACCTACTCGTGACCGACGTGGGCCTCCCCGGGGGCATGAACGGGCGACAGATGGCGGACGCGGCCCGGGTGTCGCGGCCCGATCTGAAGGTTCTGTTCATCACCGGCTACGCGGAGAACGCGATCCTTGGCAACGGACACCTCGCCCCTGGGATGGCGGTGCTGACTAAGCCGTTTTCGATCGAAGAGATGGCCTCGCGCATCCGGTCGATGATTGAGGGCGACAAGGAGAAGACGGCCCGATCCTAA
- a CDS encoding circadian clock KaiB family protein: MSPGGPDAPSPAEYQLRLFIAGTSPRSQRTIENLHRICRRHLAGRFSLVIVDIYQQPELAEADQVVAAPTLLKLTPPPVRRIIGDLSDEARALRGLGIFSFPGDGDEPGR; this comes from the coding sequence TTGAGCCCGGGTGGGCCAGACGCGCCGAGCCCGGCCGAATACCAACTGCGCCTGTTCATCGCCGGCACGAGCCCACGCTCGCAGCGAACGATCGAGAACTTGCATCGGATCTGCCGGCGCCACCTCGCCGGCCGCTTCAGCCTGGTCATCGTCGACATCTACCAGCAACCGGAGTTGGCCGAGGCCGATCAGGTCGTGGCGGCGCCGACCCTGCTGAAGCTGACGCCGCCCCCGGTGCGCCGGATCATCGGCGACCTCTCGGACGAGGCGCGGGCGCTGCGCGGCCTCGGCATCTTCTCGTTCCCCGGAGACGGTGATGAGCCCGGGCGCTGA
- a CDS encoding circadian clock KaiB family protein, producing the protein MSERISPIADPVSEEDGDPGQYHLRLYVAGQTQKSMTALANLKRVCEQHLAGRYDIEVIDLLKNPQLAAGDQILAIPTLVRRLPAPLKRIIGDLSNTEKVLVGLDIRPRDPAAS; encoded by the coding sequence ATGAGTGAGCGCATCTCACCCATCGCTGATCCCGTCTCCGAGGAGGATGGCGACCCGGGGCAGTATCACTTGCGCCTGTACGTCGCCGGTCAGACGCAGAAGTCGATGACGGCGCTGGCTAACCTCAAGCGCGTCTGCGAGCAGCACCTCGCCGGTCGCTACGACATCGAGGTGATCGACCTGTTGAAGAACCCGCAGCTCGCCGCGGGCGATCAGATCCTGGCGATCCCGACCCTGGTGCGCCGCTTGCCGGCCCCGCTGAAGCGGATCATCGGCGACCTCTCGAACACCGAGAAGGTGCTCGTCGGCCTCGACATCCGTCCGCGCGATCCCGCTGCGTCTTGA
- the kaiC gene encoding circadian clock protein KaiC, whose amino-acid sequence MTIDPSPHATLPKARTGIDGFDDVTYGGLPAGRPSLVCGAAGCGKTLFATTFLVNGATLFDEPGVFMSFEERAEDLAANVASLGYDLDGLVAAGKIAIDHVKVERSEIEETGEYDLEGLFIRLGYAIDTIGAKRVVLDTIETLFAGLSDAAILRSELRRLFGWLKDRGLTAIITGERGEGQLTRQGLEEYVSDCVVLLDNRVEDQITTRRLRIVKYRGSAHGTNEYPFLIDEQGISVLPVTAADLSYEVSDEVVSTGIESLDAMFGPGGLYRGSSVLVSGSAGTGKTTISAHMVEAACARGERCLSFVFEESGEQICRNARSVGLDLSRHVDSGLLRFEAARPTLYGLEMHLARMHRDIEQFRPHLVVIDPISALRGPEVELQATLLRMVDMLKSRGITAVFTSLRTDGAFGQAGDLGLSSLMDGWIKLQDIEANGERSRTLYVIKARGMSHSNQVREFQMATTGLKLVDAYIGPAGVLTGTARIVQEAQEEAAALRRQQENERRKREVVRRRQSIERQIAELRASLETAEEEETLLLDEDAQRETQLAGGRSDIARRRSAAE is encoded by the coding sequence GTGACCATTGACCCCTCACCGCACGCCACCCTGCCGAAGGCACGCACCGGCATCGACGGCTTCGACGATGTGACCTACGGCGGACTGCCTGCAGGGCGACCGTCACTCGTCTGCGGCGCCGCCGGCTGCGGCAAGACGCTGTTTGCGACAACCTTCCTCGTGAACGGCGCGACGCTGTTCGACGAACCCGGCGTGTTCATGAGCTTCGAGGAGCGCGCCGAGGACCTCGCGGCCAACGTCGCCTCCCTCGGCTACGACCTCGACGGCCTCGTGGCGGCGGGCAAGATCGCTATCGATCACGTCAAGGTCGAGCGCAGCGAGATCGAGGAGACCGGCGAGTACGACCTCGAGGGCCTGTTCATCCGCCTCGGCTACGCCATCGACACGATCGGCGCTAAGCGCGTCGTGCTGGACACCATCGAGACCCTGTTCGCCGGCCTGAGCGACGCTGCCATCCTGCGATCCGAACTACGCCGTCTGTTCGGTTGGCTCAAGGATCGCGGGCTCACCGCGATCATCACCGGCGAGCGCGGTGAGGGCCAGCTCACTCGACAGGGCCTGGAGGAGTACGTCTCGGACTGTGTGGTCTTGCTCGACAATCGGGTCGAGGACCAGATCACCACGCGGCGCCTGCGCATCGTGAAGTATCGCGGTTCGGCGCACGGCACTAACGAGTACCCGTTCCTGATCGACGAGCAGGGCATCAGCGTCCTGCCCGTCACCGCCGCCGACCTCAGCTACGAGGTGTCGGATGAGGTCGTCTCGACCGGTATCGAGAGCCTCGACGCGATGTTCGGGCCCGGCGGCCTGTACCGCGGATCCAGCGTGTTGGTCTCGGGCTCGGCCGGGACCGGCAAGACCACGATCAGCGCCCACATGGTCGAGGCGGCCTGCGCCCGGGGCGAGCGCTGCCTTTCGTTCGTGTTTGAGGAGAGCGGCGAGCAGATCTGCCGCAACGCTCGCTCGGTCGGGCTCGATCTGTCACGGCACGTCGACAGTGGCCTTCTGCGGTTCGAGGCCGCCCGCCCGACCTTGTACGGGCTGGAGATGCATCTCGCGCGGATGCACCGGGACATCGAGCAGTTCCGGCCCCACCTCGTGGTGATCGACCCGATCTCGGCTCTGCGCGGCCCGGAGGTCGAACTGCAGGCCACGCTGCTGCGCATGGTCGACATGCTCAAGAGCCGCGGCATCACCGCGGTGTTCACCAGCCTACGCACAGACGGCGCCTTCGGTCAGGCCGGCGACCTCGGCCTGTCCTCGCTGATGGATGGGTGGATCAAACTCCAGGACATCGAGGCCAACGGCGAGCGCTCGCGCACGCTCTACGTGATCAAGGCTCGCGGCATGAGCCACTCGAACCAGGTCCGGGAGTTCCAGATGGCGACGACCGGGCTGAAGCTCGTCGACGCCTACATCGGGCCGGCTGGCGTGCTCACCGGGACCGCACGCATCGTCCAGGAGGCACAGGAGGAAGCCGCTGCGCTGCGCCGTCAACAGGAGAACGAACGGCGCAAGCGTGAGGTGGTGCGGCGACGTCAGTCGATCGAGCGCCAGATCGCTGAGCTGCGGGCGAGCCTGGAGACGGCCGAGGAGGAAGAGACCCTGCTCCTCGATGAGGATGCCCAACGCGAGACGCAGCTGGCTGGCGGCCGCTCCGACATCGCTCGACGCAGGAGCGCGGCCGAATGA